From Cannabis sativa cultivar Pink pepper isolate KNU-18-1 chromosome 8, ASM2916894v1, whole genome shotgun sequence, a single genomic window includes:
- the LOC115700034 gene encoding uncharacterized protein LOC115700034, which translates to MRGVAWNCRGLGQTSTVLELKALIRSCDPDFIFISELKVEATSLISGLVYSDPPTNPWLLSCVYGPPYYHEKRLFWSNLMELGRKFGGPWLILGDVNFVLSDSERVGSRGKDQFTPFISNLINDHALVDLPIKGDCMTWDNHRDGNRHIKSALDKALGNDDWLRLFPRVVVQSLATCNSDHRPLFIKSAFQESRSRRPFRFEAWWTREPRSSLIVEHAWGSVSHDWAPARVYKRVGASRLALLNWNREQYGKLDTCISKLQDQLQVIQSMPAGTRSWAQEVEIRNNLNEALRRKSIYWQQRSRVSWIKDGDKCSKFFFLSATIRNRRNSVESILSTDGIRLTD; encoded by the exons ATGAGAGGTGTGGCTTGGAACTGTAGAGGGTTAGGGCAGACCTCTACAGTTCTGGAATTAAAAGCCCTGATTCGGTCGTGCGATCCTGATTTCATCTTCATTTCCGAATTAAAAGTGGAAGCTACAAGTTTG ATCTCTGGTCTTGTTTATTCGGACCCTCCTACGAATCCTTGGTTACTGTCTTGTGTCTACGGGCCCCCTTATTACCATGAAAAGAGGCTCTTTTGGTCTAACTTGATGGAGCTTGGTCGTAAGTTCGGAGGACCTTGGCTAATTCTTGGGGATGTGAATTTTGTGCTGAGTGACTCGGAGAGAGTAGGATCCCGGGGAAAGGACCAGTTTACCCCCTTTATCTCAAACCTCATCAATGATCACGCTCTGGTTGACTTACCAATTAAAGGGGATTGCATGACCTGGGACAACCATAGAGATGGCAACAGGCACATCAAGTCAGCCCTGGATAAAGCTCTTGGCAATGATGATTGGCTAAGACTCTTTCCTAGGGTGGTAGTTCAATCTCTTGCCACCTGCAATTCTGATCATAGGCCTCTCTTCATTAAGTCTGCTTTCCAGGAATCCAGGAGCAGACGTCCTTTTCGTTTCGAGGCCTGGTGGACCAGGGAACCCCGTAGCTCTTTAATTGTGGAACATGCGTGGGGATCTGTTTCTCATGATTGGGCCCCGGCCAGAGTTTATAAGAGAGTGGGGGCATCGCGCCTTGCTTTGCTCAATTGGAACCGGGAGCAATACGGCAAGTTGGATACGTGCATTTCCAAGCTTCAAGACCAGTTACAAGTTATCCAAAGTATGCCTGCGGGTACTAGATCATGGGCTCAGGAGGTGGAGATAAGGAATAATCTTAATGAGGCTCTAAGACGGAAGTCAATTTACTGGCAGCAAAGATCCCGTGTTTCGTGGATCAAGGATGGGGATAAATGTTCCAAGTTCTTTTTCCTCTCGGCTACAATTCGAAATAGAAGGAACTCAGTGGAGAGCATCCTGAGTACGGATGGGATTCGGTTAACTGATTGA